Genomic segment of Streptomyces longhuiensis:
CTGTGCCGATACCGCGTACCGACGGCCTCCGAACGCCCGTACCTTAGCGGGCGGTCTACCCAGCCACCGGTTCAGCGCATCCCGGCCGGATCCGCGTGCTGATCCGGCAAGCGGCGCAAGGGAGCTGCTCGTCCCGGGCGCCCGAAGTTCGGCGCCATCAGCTCGGCGTCGGCCGCTACGCCCCCACCCACACCGTGGTCATGTTGCAGAACTCGCGGATTCCGTGGGCGGAGAGTTCTCGGCCGTAGCCGGAGCGCTTGATGCCGCCGAAGGGGAAGGCCGGGTGGGAGGCGGTCATTCCGTTCACGTAGACGCCGCCCGCCTCGATGTCGCGGGCGAAGCGGTCGATCTCCGCCGCGTCGTGTGTCCAGACGTTGGAACTCAGCCCGAACGGTGAGTCGTTGGCGAGGGTCACGGCCTCGTCCAGGTCACCGACGCGGTACAGCGTGGCGACCGGGCCGAAGGTCTCCTCGCGGTGGATGCGCATGTCCTGCGTGATGTCGGCGATGACCGTCGGCTCGTAGTACCAGCCGCTCTTGGCGTACGCCTCCGGACGCTGCCCGCCGCACAGCACCGTCGCGCCGCACTCCACGGCGTCGTCCACGAGTTCCTCGAGGTCGGCGCGGCCCTGCTCGCTGGCGAGCGGCCCGACGTCCGTGTTCTCGTCCATCGGGTCGCCGACCCGCAGGGCCCGCATCCCGGAGACGAACAGCTCGGCGAACTCGTCGTAGACGTCCGTGTGCACGATGAACCGCTTCGCCGCGATGCAGGACTGCCCGTTGTTCTGCGCCCGGGCCGTCACCGCGACCTTCGCCGCCTTCGCCACGTCGGCCGACGGCATCACGACGAACGGGTCGCTGCCGCCCAGCTCCAGGACCGTCTTCTTGACCTCGTCGCCCGCGATCGAGGCGACGGAACGCCCCGCCGGCTCGCTACCGGTCAGCGTCGCCGCCACGACCCGCTCGTCCCGCAGCACCCCCTCGACCGCGCGGGAACCGATGAGCAGCGTCTGGAAGCACCCGTCCGGGAACCCGGCCCTGCGAAACAGGTCCTGGAGGTACAGCGCGGTCTGCGGCACGTTCGACGCGTGCTTGAGCAGTCCTACGTTGCCTGCCATCAGGGCCGGCGCGGCGAACCGTACGACCTGCCACAGCGGGAAGTTCCACGGCATCACGGCGAGGACGATGCCCAGCGGCCGGTAGCGCACATGGGCGCTGACCGCGCCGGAATCCTCCACGTCCCGGGCCGAGGGGTGCTCGTCGGCGAGGAGCTCCTGGGCGTGCTCCGCGTACCAGCGCATCGCCTTCGCGCACTTCGCGGCCTCCGCGCGGGCCGCCACGACGGGCTTGCCCATCTCGGTGGTCATGACGCGCGCGATGTCGTCACGGTCCGCG
This window contains:
- a CDS encoding NADP-dependent succinic semialdehyde dehydrogenase translates to MPIATVNPANGETLKTYDALTDEEIEHRLLLAAGTFRTYRTTTFFERARLLQTAADLLDADRDDIARVMTTEMGKPVVAARAEAAKCAKAMRWYAEHAQELLADEHPSARDVEDSGAVSAHVRYRPLGIVLAVMPWNFPLWQVVRFAAPALMAGNVGLLKHASNVPQTALYLQDLFRRAGFPDGCFQTLLIGSRAVEGVLRDERVVAATLTGSEPAGRSVASIAGDEVKKTVLELGGSDPFVVMPSADVAKAAKVAVTARAQNNGQSCIAAKRFIVHTDVYDEFAELFVSGMRALRVGDPMDENTDVGPLASEQGRADLEELVDDAVECGATVLCGGQRPEAYAKSGWYYEPTVIADITQDMRIHREETFGPVATLYRVGDLDEAVTLANDSPFGLSSNVWTHDAAEIDRFARDIEAGGVYVNGMTASHPAFPFGGIKRSGYGRELSAHGIREFCNMTTVWVGA